One window from the genome of Montipora foliosa isolate CH-2021 chromosome 5, ASM3666993v2, whole genome shotgun sequence encodes:
- the LOC138003668 gene encoding N-acetyltransferase 8-like — MSSTKTILLESSSSPMKSEVREVKIRSYQNRDFESCREIFTQGMEQLVGRATRVVLPKYCGVLVALSVLVILAAVKWTSWMLAYYVFFCVVLLALLYIYIYIECWRFIKECLATDLYNIEKTYMSGDGSHMWVAEFDGKVVGMVGLVVYNHKPGVAELQRMSVSPVCRRMGIAKKLLDELLQHAKEQRFDKLVLTTTSAQTPAIRLYKKWGFRLIDVFPYPQKILADLQYLCFGLEL, encoded by the coding sequence ATGTCGTCCACTAAGACTATTCTTCTGGAATCAAGTTCATCGCCAATGAAGAGCGAAGTCCGTGAAGTCAAGATACGTTCGTACCAGAACAGAGATTTTGAAAGTTGCCGAGAGATCTTCACGCAAGGGATGGAGCAGTTGGTAGGCCGTGCCACTCGAGTCGTTTTGCCAAAGTACTGTGGGGTTCTTGTAGCGTTGAGTGTGCTTGTCATTCTTGCGGCCGTCAAGTGGACCTCTTGGATGTTGGCCTATTACGTCTTCTTCTGTGTCGTTTTGTTGGCATTGTTGTACATTTACATCTACATTGAATGCTGGAGATTTATCAAGGAGTGTTTGGCGACGGACCTGTATAATATTGAAAAGACATACATGTCGGGAGATGGGTCTCACATGTGGGTTGCTGAATTTGATGGAAAGGTCGTGGGAATGGTCGGGTTAGTGGTATACAACCACAAGCCAGGAGTCGCGGAGTTGCAGAGAATGTCCGTCTCACCAGTTTGTAGGCGAATGGGAATTGCCAAAAAACTGCTGGATGAACTTCTTCAGCATGCTAAGGAGCAACGCTTTGACAAACTTGTCTTGACAACCACCAGTGCACAAACACCCGCCATACGATTGTACAAGAAGTGGGGTTTCAGGCTTATCGATGTCTTCCCTTATCCACAAAAGATTCTCGCTGATCTCCAGTACCTGTGCTTTGGCTTAGAGCTGTAG